One Fusobacterium ulcerans DNA segment encodes these proteins:
- a CDS encoding alanine/glycine:cation symporter family protein — protein MLEGLIGSIKNMVLSLNGLLWGKLITVNVGETIVELSLLVVILIPVGLYFTLRTRFLPFRMFPEMIKCVLEPKSSTNKDSISGLQALFIATASRVGMGNLAGVVAAISFGGPGAIFWMWLAALIGASSAFIESTLAQIYKEKDPLYGGFRGGPAYFMDRMRIITWVKEEDEFVDNIKGTSKYISADGKKYYTRGTRFRLLGVLFALSGLLCWAGISQVIANSVSQSFANAFNFPPLYTTIGLVIISGIVLFKNEGIVDVLNKIVPAMAILYFSVTLFIIIKNIGLLPQMFENIFVQAFGFRQAVAGGFGAILMQGVKRGLFSNEAGSGSAPCAAAAADVTHPVKQGLIQALGVFIDTLLICSCSAFIMLLAPESVTKGLMGMDLLQAAMNHHIGQTGVIFIAVILFLFSFSTFLGIMFYARGNVAYVFGDNWKSQNIYKVFALGMLFAGGLAQYTFVWELGDLGVGLMTVFNMMAIIPLSGQVIESLKDYELNFMNKKTKKSEIIEEIQEVI, from the coding sequence ATGTTAGAAGGTTTAATTGGCTCGATTAAAAATATGGTACTTTCATTAAACGGATTGTTATGGGGTAAACTTATAACTGTAAATGTTGGAGAAACAATAGTGGAGCTTAGTCTTTTGGTAGTTATTCTCATACCAGTGGGATTATACTTTACACTAAGAACAAGATTTCTTCCATTTAGAATGTTTCCAGAGATGATAAAATGTGTTTTGGAACCTAAAAGTTCTACAAATAAAGATTCGATATCTGGACTGCAAGCTTTGTTCATAGCTACAGCTTCAAGAGTAGGAATGGGAAACTTGGCAGGGGTAGTAGCAGCAATATCCTTCGGTGGACCAGGAGCAATATTCTGGATGTGGCTGGCAGCCTTGATAGGTGCTTCAAGCGCATTTATAGAATCAACTCTGGCTCAGATATATAAAGAAAAAGATCCATTGTATGGAGGGTTCAGAGGTGGACCTGCATATTTCATGGATAGAATGAGAATAATAACTTGGGTAAAAGAGGAAGATGAGTTTGTTGATAATATAAAAGGTACTTCAAAATATATATCAGCAGATGGAAAAAAATATTACACTAGAGGAACTAGATTCAGACTTTTAGGAGTATTATTCGCACTTTCTGGATTACTATGCTGGGCAGGAATAAGTCAGGTTATTGCTAACTCAGTAAGTCAATCATTTGCAAATGCTTTTAACTTTCCACCACTATACACAACAATAGGTTTGGTTATTATTTCTGGGATAGTATTATTTAAAAACGAAGGAATAGTAGATGTACTTAATAAAATAGTACCAGCAATGGCAATACTATATTTCTCAGTGACATTGTTTATAATCATAAAAAATATAGGGCTTTTACCCCAAATGTTTGAAAATATATTTGTACAGGCTTTTGGATTTAGACAGGCAGTAGCAGGAGGATTTGGAGCTATATTGATGCAGGGAGTAAAAAGAGGATTGTTCTCTAATGAGGCAGGGTCAGGATCAGCTCCATGTGCAGCAGCGGCAGCAGATGTTACTCATCCGGTTAAGCAGGGTTTAATTCAAGCTTTAGGAGTATTTATAGATACATTGTTAATCTGTAGCTGTTCAGCTTTTATAATGCTTCTTGCACCTGAAAGTGTAACAAAAGGATTAATGGGAATGGACCTTTTGCAAGCAGCAATGAATCACCACATAGGACAAACGGGAGTAATATTTATAGCAGTAATACTGTTCCTATTCAGCTTCAGTACTTTCCTTGGAATAATGTTCTATGCAAGAGGAAATGTAGCTTATGTCTTTGGAGATAACTGGAAATCACAAAATATATACAAAGTATTTGCACTGGGAATGCTGTTTGCAGGTGGACTTGCACAATATACATTTGTATGGGAACTGGGAGACTTGGGAGTAGGGTTGATGACAGTCTTCAACATGATGGCAATAATACCACTGTCAGGACAGGTAATAGAATCATTAAAAGATTATGAACTTAATTTTATGAATAAAAAAACTAAAAAATCAGAGATTATTGAGGAAATACAGGAAGTAATTTAG
- a CDS encoding dicarboxylate/amino acid:cation symporter, protein MAELNKKKSVWEAYRFSIILIGAIILGSIIGTVMGEKAKVFKPFGDLFINGMFTIVVPLVMVTISSSISSMSDMTRLKSILKNLILVFVSTGFVAAIIILIIVNIFPPAQGVNLNISAAEALKPFQTGDQIVKAITVTDFPELISRKNMLPLILFSIVFGLCVNMVGEKGRKIADGLDALAEVFLKMINLLMYYAPIGLGAYFASLVGEYGKELIGSYTRAMVIYYPLCFAYFIFMFPVYGYIAGGKEGLRSLKHLLSPALTSLATQSSIATLPVNLEAAGKIGVPKDIREIVLPIGATAHMDGTVFSSILKISFLFGIFGVPFTGAGTYISAILLSIVGGVVMSGVPGGGLIGEMLIVTMYGFPAEAFPIIATIGYLVDPPATMINATGDTVAAMLVTRMVEGKDWIKKNLG, encoded by the coding sequence ATGGCAGAGTTGAACAAGAAAAAAAGTGTGTGGGAAGCCTATCGTTTTTCTATTATTTTAATAGGAGCGATAATTTTAGGAAGTATCATTGGAACTGTAATGGGAGAAAAAGCAAAAGTATTTAAACCTTTTGGAGATTTATTTATTAATGGAATGTTTACAATAGTTGTACCATTGGTAATGGTGACTATCAGTAGTTCAATTTCTAGTATGAGTGATATGACAAGATTGAAAAGTATTCTTAAGAACTTGATACTTGTGTTTGTTTCAACAGGATTTGTAGCTGCAATAATAATATTAATTATAGTAAATATTTTTCCTCCAGCTCAAGGAGTAAATCTTAATATTTCAGCAGCAGAAGCATTAAAACCTTTCCAAACTGGAGATCAGATAGTAAAAGCTATAACTGTTACAGACTTTCCAGAGCTTATTTCAAGAAAGAATATGCTTCCATTAATTCTTTTCTCAATAGTTTTTGGACTATGTGTAAATATGGTTGGAGAAAAGGGAAGAAAAATTGCTGATGGACTGGATGCTTTAGCAGAAGTATTTTTGAAAATGATAAACCTATTAATGTACTATGCACCAATTGGATTAGGAGCCTATTTTGCTTCACTTGTTGGAGAATATGGAAAAGAACTTATAGGATCATATACAAGAGCTATGGTAATTTATTATCCTCTATGCTTTGCATATTTTATCTTTATGTTCCCAGTTTATGGTTATATAGCAGGAGGAAAAGAGGGATTGAGATCACTAAAACATCTTCTTTCACCAGCTTTAACTTCTTTAGCTACTCAAAGCAGTATAGCTACTCTTCCAGTTAACTTGGAAGCAGCTGGAAAAATTGGAGTTCCTAAAGATATAAGAGAGATAGTTCTTCCTATAGGAGCAACTGCTCATATGGATGGAACTGTATTTAGTTCTATACTTAAAATTTCATTCCTTTTCGGTATATTTGGAGTTCCATTTACTGGTGCAGGAACATATATTAGTGCTATTCTTCTGTCAATAGTAGGGGGAGTAGTAATGTCTGGAGTTCCAGGTGGAGGACTTATTGGAGAGATGCTGATAGTTACTATGTATGGATTCCCAGCAGAAGCCTTTCCTATTATAGCAACAATTGGATATCTTGTTGATCCACCAGCTACAATGATAAATGCAACTGGAGATACAGTGGCAGCTATGCTTGTAACAAGAATGGTAGAAGGTAAGGACTGGATTAAGAAAAATTTAGGATAA
- a CDS encoding D-cysteine desulfhydrase family protein — MLKMPASISLANLPTRIEKLERLSKKLGKNIYIKRDDFTGCEISGNKVRKLEFSIKEGIDQGCDTFITCGGIQSNHARATAAVAARLGLRAILVLRSDEEPAMEGNYFVDKLLGADVRIITSEEYSEKRQKIMEEIKAESDAAEHKAYIIPEGASNGIGTFGYLKCMKEIEEQEKELGITFDTILSAVGSGGTYGGLFLGNKLFGLEKKVVGVNVCDDAEFFKNKVKNIVDESLEYLGEKLEFSKDEMCIIDGYVGRGYALSRPEELEFIAKLGREEGIILDPVYTGKTMYGFYNEVKKGNLKDCKNILFIHTGGFFGLFPKQEEFKF; from the coding sequence ATGTTAAAAATGCCAGCATCAATAAGTTTAGCTAATCTTCCTACAAGAATTGAAAAATTAGAAAGACTTTCCAAAAAACTTGGAAAAAATATCTACATCAAGAGAGATGATTTTACAGGATGTGAAATTTCAGGAAACAAAGTCAGAAAACTTGAGTTTTCTATAAAAGAAGGAATAGATCAAGGGTGTGACACTTTTATAACATGTGGAGGAATACAGTCTAACCATGCAAGAGCTACAGCAGCTGTTGCTGCAAGATTAGGACTGAGAGCTATATTGGTGCTTAGATCAGATGAGGAACCAGCTATGGAAGGAAATTATTTTGTAGATAAACTGTTGGGAGCAGATGTGAGAATAATCACTTCAGAAGAATACAGTGAAAAAAGACAAAAAATAATGGAAGAGATAAAAGCTGAATCTGATGCTGCTGAACATAAAGCATATATAATTCCAGAAGGAGCATCAAATGGAATAGGAACATTTGGATATTTGAAATGTATGAAAGAGATAGAGGAACAGGAAAAAGAACTTGGAATAACTTTTGACACAATTCTTTCAGCTGTAGGTTCAGGAGGAACTTATGGAGGGCTGTTCTTAGGAAATAAACTATTTGGATTGGAGAAAAAAGTTGTAGGAGTAAATGTCTGTGACGATGCAGAGTTTTTTAAGAATAAAGTAAAAAATATAGTAGATGAAAGTTTAGAATATCTTGGAGAGAAATTAGAATTTTCTAAAGATGAAATGTGTATAATAGATGGTTATGTTGGAAGGGGATATGCTCTCAGCAGACCAGAAGAATTAGAGTTTATAGCAAAATTGGGAAGAGAAGAAGGAATAATATTAGACCCTGTATATACTGGAAAAACAATGTATGGGTTCTATAATGAAGTTAAAAAAGGCAATCTAAAAGATTGTAAAAATATCTTATTTATACATACAGGTGGATTTTTTGGATTATTCCCTAAACAGGAAGAATTTAAATTCTAA
- the dapF gene encoding diaminopimelate epimerase, whose amino-acid sequence MKFSKMQAAGNDFILMNGMIEKSSNWNETAKKVCDRHFGIGADGLMFCEESLKADIKMNYYNSDGSRGEMCGNGIRCFAKFVYDNEIVKKNEFSVETDAGIKYIKLDIGALGAIEYLKVDMEKVDFKGKNVPCTIEKENILEEEIMIGNKKVIFSSVLMGVPHTTIFVEDFDEYDVNETGSLMEKADIFPEKTNVNFAKVTADDTIMIKTWERGAGRTLGCGTGCCATAALAHKLGKIKKDKIKLLAEGGELFIEIGEDYEITMSGKAETICHGEFLK is encoded by the coding sequence ATGAAATTTTCTAAAATGCAGGCAGCAGGAAACGACTTTATTCTTATGAATGGAATGATAGAAAAATCTTCAAACTGGAATGAAACAGCTAAGAAAGTTTGTGACAGACATTTTGGAATAGGTGCTGATGGGCTTATGTTCTGTGAAGAAAGTTTAAAAGCAGATATAAAAATGAATTACTATAATTCAGATGGCTCTAGAGGAGAAATGTGCGGCAACGGAATAAGATGCTTTGCTAAATTTGTATATGATAATGAAATTGTAAAAAAGAATGAGTTTTCAGTGGAAACAGACGCAGGTATAAAATATATAAAACTTGACATAGGAGCATTAGGAGCGATAGAATACCTTAAAGTAGATATGGAAAAAGTTGACTTTAAAGGGAAAAATGTTCCATGTACTATTGAAAAAGAAAATATTTTAGAAGAAGAAATAATGATAGGAAATAAGAAAGTAATATTTTCAAGTGTTCTTATGGGAGTTCCTCATACAACTATCTTTGTAGAAGATTTTGATGAGTATGATGTGAATGAAACAGGAAGCCTTATGGAAAAAGCAGATATTTTTCCTGAAAAAACAAATGTAAATTTTGCTAAAGTGACAGCAGATGATACAATAATGATAAAAACATGGGAGCGAGGAGCTGGAAGAACACTTGGATGTGGAACAGGATGCTGTGCTACAGCAGCTCTTGCACATAAATTGGGGAAAATAAAAAAAGATAAAATAAAACTTCTGGCAGAAGGAGGAGAACTTTTCATAGAGATAGGAGAAGATTATGAAATAACTATGTCTGGAAAAGCTGAAACTATATGTCATGGGGAGTTTTTAAAATAA